Proteins encoded together in one Sinorhizobium sp. B11 window:
- a CDS encoding ABC transporter substrate-binding protein: MRKIIKLAVSAAIALLPSAAAFAQTDITWWDFLSGGDGVRMKALIKEFNDTHPDIKINATTLEWGVPFYTKVQTSAAVGQQPDIMTYHMSRYPLAVPTGILRPFTDEELASAGIKKENYVDAAWKQATFDNKVYGIPFDVHSIVLYYNKNILKEAGLLGDDGLPKGFDGLDNFNAALDKIKATGKVEYPLSLHTDEGGSMWRVFYTLLSQQGAKFIDGDQILPGDAGVKALKTMANWVSGGYSPKLISYEASIALFTSGKAALHVNGVWEVPTMADLAKKGELGFEWGAIEIPNLMGTQATWADSHSFAVPNSESKPITPEKLKAVLQIIAWMNEHSISWASAGHIPAFKPVTDSKEFKEMQPNATYAKLADTAVFDPVSKLAGVAGPIYEATQNFVVPALNGQLDPEDAIDQMREELESQK, translated from the coding sequence GCCCTCGGCGGCCGCATTTGCGCAGACGGACATTACCTGGTGGGATTTCTTGAGCGGCGGCGACGGTGTTCGCATGAAGGCGCTGATCAAGGAATTCAACGACACCCATCCTGACATCAAGATCAATGCCACGACGCTCGAATGGGGCGTGCCCTTCTATACCAAGGTGCAGACGTCGGCCGCCGTCGGCCAGCAGCCGGATATCATGACCTATCACATGTCGCGCTATCCGCTGGCGGTGCCGACCGGCATCCTGCGTCCCTTTACCGACGAAGAGCTGGCATCGGCCGGCATCAAGAAGGAAAATTACGTGGACGCGGCCTGGAAGCAGGCGACCTTCGACAACAAGGTCTACGGCATTCCCTTCGACGTGCATTCGATCGTTCTCTACTACAACAAGAACATCCTGAAGGAAGCCGGCCTGCTCGGCGACGACGGCCTGCCGAAAGGTTTCGACGGACTCGACAATTTCAACGCCGCCCTCGACAAGATCAAGGCGACGGGCAAGGTCGAATATCCGCTGTCGCTGCACACGGATGAAGGCGGCTCCATGTGGCGCGTCTTCTATACGCTGCTCTCCCAGCAGGGGGCAAAGTTCATCGACGGGGACCAGATCCTGCCGGGCGATGCCGGCGTGAAAGCCCTGAAGACCATGGCGAACTGGGTTTCCGGTGGCTATTCGCCGAAGCTGATCTCCTATGAAGCCTCGATCGCGCTCTTCACCTCCGGCAAGGCAGCTCTCCACGTCAACGGCGTCTGGGAAGTGCCGACGATGGCCGATCTTGCCAAGAAGGGCGAACTCGGTTTCGAATGGGGCGCCATCGAAATTCCGAACCTGATGGGCACGCAGGCCACCTGGGCGGACTCGCATTCCTTCGCTGTCCCGAACAGCGAGAGCAAGCCGATCACCCCTGAAAAACTGAAGGCCGTGCTGCAGATCATTGCCTGGATGAATGAGCACTCGATCTCCTGGGCAAGTGCCGGCCACATTCCTGCTTTCAAGCCGGTCACGGACAGCAAGGAATTCAAGGAAATGCAGCCGAACGCCACTTATGCGAAGCTGGCCGATACCGCCGTCTTCGACCCGGTTTCCAAGCTCGCAGGTGTTGCCGGTCCGATTTACGAGGCAACCCAGAACTTCGTGGTTCCCGCACTCAACGGTCAGCTCGATCCGGAAGATGCGATCGACCAGATGCGCGAAGAGCTGGAAAGCCAGAAGTAG